A genomic window from Gossypium hirsutum isolate 1008001.06 chromosome D12, Gossypium_hirsutum_v2.1, whole genome shotgun sequence includes:
- the LOC107946094 gene encoding UDP-N-acetylmuramoyl-tripeptide--D-alanyl-D-alanine ligase: MAAFPFPYTFSLTKPSISKSLTTRHHVKLLVLPTTWKNTSKTCSCSAQNTRCAPSNSPLWTVTDIAQAVGGRIVKWGPPGTISIDTRTIEPGQWFFAITGENVDAHDFITLDLSKSGCVGVIGNRVCENWEMGFVQVDGDTVSSLLKMAAFARNRFVGKVVAVTGSVGKTSTKAMIALALESLGSKVYHSYEHWNNTFGVSLSLITIPRDAGIAVLEMGMNRKGQLLELTRLGRPDIRVILKVATAHLENLVSLEGVAMAKGEMFQEAKPGDICVANADDPFVNSIPVPQGARRVLFGRSLESDVRLVAAERVGSGGGVGVQVVLQKNMEMVEFVIPTLGLHMAVNACAAAAVATSMGVPLSQVGRSLSRYIPVSMRSEFVVAKSGIKIVNDAFNANPVSVKAGIDTLKNIDCDGKRVAILGDMFELGTHEIEYHEEVLNYCLDACIDVVAIAGQRFHLAADNMNLMKKMKAVRAVETENLIPKILNCLNMNDVVLVKGGCQMQMVKVVDAIKAMQSFTQPSCSGSEN; encoded by the exons ATGGCTGCCTTTCCATTTCCCTACACTTTCTCTCTCACAAAACCTTCCATTTCAAAGTCCTTAACTACCCGTCACCATGTAAAGCTTCTAGTTTTACCTACGACCTGGAAAAACACCTCAAAAACTTGCAGCTGCAGTGCCCAAAATACCCGCTGTGCTCCTTCAAATTCCCCACTTTGGACTGTCACCGACATAGCCCAAGCTGTCGGTGGCAGGATTGTAAAATGGGGTCCTCCAGGAACCATTTCAATTGATACCAGAACCATAGAACCCGGCCAATGGTTCTTCGCCATTACCGGGGAAAATGTTGATGCCCATGATTTTATAACCCTTGATTTATCGAAAAGTGGATGCGTCGGGGTAATTGGAAACCGTGTTTGCGAGAATTGGGAAATGGGTTTCGTCCAGGTTGATGGCGACACTGTTAGTTCATTGCTGAAGATGGCAGCATTTGCAAGGAACAGGTTTGTCGGTAAAGTGGTAGCAGTTACGGGAAGTGTTGGGAAAACTAGTACAAAAGCTATGATAGCTTTGGCGCTTGAGAGTTTAGGGAGTAAAGTTTATCATAGTTATGAGCACTGGAATAATACATTCGGGGTTTCTCTCTCATTGATAACGATTCCTAGGGATGCAGGGATAGCAGTTTTGGAGATGGGAATGAATCGGAAAGGACAGTTATTGGAATTGACACGGCTAGGGAGGCCTGATATTAGAGTGATTCTTAAAGTGGCCACTGCTCATTTGGAGAATCTTGTAAGCTTGGAGGGAGTTGCAATGGCTAAAGGGGAGATGTTCCAAGAAGCAAAGCCGGGAGATATATGTGTAGCCAATGCTGATGATCCTTTTGTCAATAGCATTCCAGTTCCACAAGGAGCTAGAAGG GTGCTTTTTGGTCGGAGTTTGGAGTCTGATGTTCGGTTGGTAGCAGCAGAAAGGGTAGGCAGTGGTGGCGGTGTTGGAGTTCAAGTTGTCTTACAGAAAAACATGGAGAT GGTGGAGTTTGTGATTCCGACTTTGGGTCTGCATATGGCTGTCAATGCATGTGCAGCAGCAGCAGTTGCAACTTCTATGGGTGTTCCTCTTTCTCAAGTTGGAAGATCATTATCTCGATACATTCCTGTTAGTATGAGGTCCGAGTTTGTTGTAGCTAAAAGTGGCATCAAGATAGTGAATGACGCTTTCAATGCCAATCCCGTTAGCGTCAAAGCCGGCATCGACACGTTGAAAAACATCGATTGTGATGGAAAAAGAGTTGCTATTCTTGGGGACATGTTTGAACTAGGTACTCATGAGATAGAGTATCATGAGGAGGTATTAAACTATTGTCTTGATGCCTGTATTGATGTAGTTGCCATTGCTGGGCAGAGGTTTCATTTAGCAGCTGATAATATGAatttaatgaagaagatgaaggcTGTACGTGCTGTTGAAACAGAAAATCTTATTCCTAAAATCTTGAACTGTTTGAATATGAATGATGTAGTCCTCGTGAAGGGTGGGTGTCAGATGCAAATGGTGAAAGTTGTGGATGCAATTAAGGCAATGCAGAGTTTCACTCAACCTTCATGTTCGGGTTCGGAGAATTGA